In Phormidium ambiguum IAM M-71, one genomic interval encodes:
- a CDS encoding LapA family protein, which yields MVVRIVLLLMALGGLTVFALQNSVSLKLVFLGIKTQALPLGFWILAAVVFGVLTALVVAWLLHTISSWGNARLLSRIRQLEAENASYQNQNRTTTSTYQNYSYAAASSSSTSASNTSSTYSNSDREWEEEDDDDEETSYDSSASSGASNVSDRNYEAKQEPTTSYRSGSVYSYGYKNPSDSAVGKTESVYDAEYRVITPPYRPLDTEEPENIPESPPTKPQNNDDDDDWGFDDDDEWDFDDKEKNPRSQ from the coding sequence ATGGTTGTTCGCATCGTACTACTACTAATGGCTCTCGGAGGGTTAACAGTGTTTGCTCTCCAAAACTCTGTATCTCTGAAGCTGGTGTTTTTAGGAATAAAAACTCAAGCATTACCCTTGGGATTTTGGATATTAGCAGCAGTGGTATTTGGAGTACTTACAGCTTTAGTTGTAGCTTGGTTGTTACATACAATTAGTTCTTGGGGTAATGCTAGATTATTATCTCGAATTCGTCAGTTAGAAGCAGAAAACGCCAGTTACCAAAATCAGAATCGAACCACTACTTCTACCTATCAAAATTATTCTTATGCTGCGGCAAGTAGCAGCAGTACAAGTGCTTCTAATACTTCATCAACGTATTCAAATAGCGATCGAGAATGGGAAGAAGAAGACGATGATGATGAAGAAACTAGTTATGACAGTTCTGCTTCTAGTGGGGCAAGTAATGTAAGCGATCGCAATTACGAAGCCAAACAAGAACCAACAACTAGTTATCGTTCCGGTTCAGTTTATTCCTACGGTTATAAAAATCCTAGCGATTCCGCAGTCGGAAAAACTGAATCTGTTTACGATGCGGAATACCGAGTAATTACGCCTCCTTATCGCCCTTTAGATACAGAGGAACCAGAAAATATCCCCGAATCTCCACCAACTAAACCACAAAATAATGATGATGACGATGATTGGGGTTTTGATGATGACGATGAGTGGGATTTTGATGACAAAGAAAAGAATCCTCGATCCCAATAA